The following are encoded together in the Serratia sp. UGAL515B_01 genome:
- the modC gene encoding molybdenum ABC transporter ATP-binding protein ModC produces the protein MLELDFSQQLGELSLNVQANLPAQGITALFGLSGAGKTSLINAISGLTRLHQGRIVLNGRTLVDTSSGVCLPPEKRHIGYVFQDARLFPHYRVRGNLQYGMASSMHNQFDNIVELLGIAPLLNRLPLTLSGGEKQRVAIGRALLTAPELLLMDEPLASLDLPRKRELLPYLERLAQDVSIPILYVSHSLDEILRLADQVMILDNGQIKALGGLEEVWASSALRPWLQREDQSSVVSVSVIAQHPHYAMTALALGDQRLWVGGIDAPLGTKLRIRINAADVSLVLQPPVNTSIRNVLPAKVLECLDVDGQVDVKLAVTGSILWARISLWACDDLAIKPGQWLYAQVKSVSISREG, from the coding sequence ATGTTAGAACTGGATTTTTCCCAGCAGCTTGGCGAGCTCAGTCTGAATGTGCAGGCTAATCTGCCTGCACAGGGCATCACTGCACTATTTGGGCTTTCCGGTGCGGGTAAAACCTCGTTGATCAATGCCATCAGTGGCCTGACGCGTCTGCATCAGGGGCGGATCGTACTCAATGGCCGCACGTTGGTAGATACCTCCAGCGGTGTGTGTTTACCCCCGGAAAAACGCCATATTGGCTATGTTTTTCAGGACGCGCGTCTGTTCCCGCATTATCGGGTGCGAGGTAATCTGCAATATGGTATGGCAAGCAGCATGCATAACCAGTTCGATAACATTGTTGAACTTTTGGGGATCGCGCCGTTGCTCAATCGTCTGCCATTGACCCTCTCTGGTGGTGAAAAACAGCGCGTGGCTATTGGTCGGGCGTTGCTTACTGCACCTGAGTTGTTGCTGATGGATGAGCCTCTTGCTTCGCTCGACCTACCGCGTAAACGTGAGCTGTTACCCTATCTGGAACGGCTGGCACAAGACGTGAGTATCCCGATCCTTTACGTTAGCCACAGCCTGGATGAGATCCTGCGGTTGGCGGATCAGGTAATGATCCTAGATAATGGCCAGATAAAGGCGTTAGGAGGGCTGGAGGAGGTCTGGGCCAGCAGTGCGTTGCGGCCATGGCTGCAGCGTGAGGATCAGAGCAGCGTGGTGAGTGTTAGTGTGATCGCACAGCATCCGCACTATGCCATGACGGCCTTGGCTCTTGGCGATCAGCGCTTGTGGGTTGGCGGCATAGACGCTCCATTAGGGACAAAGCTGCGTATTCGTATCAACGCTGCCGATGTCTCTTTAGTGCTCCAACCACCGGTTAACACCAGTATTCGCAACGTTCTGCCAGCCAAAGTGCTTGAGTGTCTAGACGTTGACGGTCAGGTTGACGTGAAATTGGCGGTAACGGGAAGCATTCTCTGGGCACGCATTTCGCTTTGGGCGTGCGACGATCTGGCTATCAAGCCTGGTCAGTGGCTTTACGCACAGGTCAAAAGCGTCTCTATCAGCCGTGAAGGTTAA
- the modB gene encoding molybdate ABC transporter permease subunit, translated as MILSEYEWQAIELSLRVSSLAVICSLPLGILMAWILVRCHFPGKSLLDSIIHLPLVLPPVVIGYLLLIAMGRRGFIGEGLYAWFGFSFSFSWRGAALASAVVAFPLMVRAIRLALEAIDIRLEQAARTLGAHPWRVFFTITLPLSLPGIIVGTVLAFARSLGEFGATITFVSNIPGETRTIPLAMYTLIETPGAETAAARLCVIAILLSLAALMVSEWLARWGRKRMGL; from the coding sequence ATGATATTGAGTGAGTATGAATGGCAAGCGATTGAGCTTAGCCTGAGAGTTTCCAGCCTGGCAGTGATCTGCAGTTTACCTCTGGGGATCTTGATGGCTTGGATCTTGGTGCGCTGCCATTTTCCTGGCAAATCACTGTTGGATAGTATTATTCATCTGCCGTTGGTACTGCCACCGGTAGTGATCGGTTATTTACTACTGATTGCTATGGGGCGCCGAGGTTTTATCGGCGAAGGGTTGTATGCGTGGTTTGGATTCAGCTTTAGTTTCAGTTGGCGTGGTGCAGCGCTTGCCTCCGCCGTAGTGGCATTTCCGCTGATGGTGCGAGCTATCCGTTTAGCCCTTGAAGCGATAGATATTCGCTTGGAACAGGCAGCTCGCACCTTGGGTGCGCATCCGTGGCGAGTGTTTTTCACTATCACTTTACCGCTTTCACTCCCCGGTATTATTGTTGGCACCGTATTAGCATTTGCCCGTTCTTTAGGGGAGTTTGGCGCGACTATTACCTTTGTTTCCAATATTCCCGGTGAAACTCGAACCATTCCTCTGGCAATGTATACCTTGATTGAAACTCCGGGGGCTGAAACGGCGGCGGCACGTTTATGCGTGATTGCCATCCTTCTTTCGCTAGCGGCGTTGATGGTTTCCGAATGGTTGGCTCGCTGGGGCCGCAAACGTATGGGCCTGTAA
- the modA gene encoding molybdate ABC transporter substrate-binding protein: MKKQWFKWGVGVALASGLMAQASAAEKITVFAAASLTNALQEIATEYQKDHDVQVVSSFASSSTLARQIEQGAPADLFISADQQWMDYVIDKQQMVKDTRYTLLGNKLVLIAAKSVHQDKIDVNKKTDWVRLLNGGRLAVGDPDHVPAGLYAKEALQHLGAWTALESQLARANNVRSAMALVEREEAPLGIVYGSDAIASDKVNVVGIFPEESHKPVEYPMAIVKDHHTPAVTAFYSYLKSKEAAAIFERYGFAPHK, translated from the coding sequence ATGAAAAAGCAATGGTTCAAGTGGGGTGTTGGCGTCGCGCTGGCTTCAGGGCTGATGGCACAGGCGTCTGCGGCAGAGAAGATAACTGTTTTTGCCGCCGCCTCACTGACTAATGCGTTGCAGGAGATCGCCACTGAATATCAGAAAGATCATGATGTACAGGTCGTTTCTTCTTTTGCATCCTCTTCAACTCTGGCACGGCAGATTGAGCAGGGTGCTCCGGCCGATCTGTTTATCTCTGCCGATCAGCAATGGATGGATTACGTCATCGATAAGCAACAGATGGTGAAAGACACGCGCTATACCCTATTGGGTAACAAGCTGGTACTGATCGCAGCCAAATCCGTTCATCAAGACAAAATCGACGTTAACAAAAAAACGGATTGGGTCAGATTGCTCAATGGCGGTCGTCTGGCGGTTGGAGACCCGGATCATGTTCCTGCGGGGCTCTATGCCAAGGAAGCGCTACAGCACCTAGGTGCCTGGACGGCGCTGGAATCACAGTTAGCGCGTGCCAACAACGTGCGCAGTGCCATGGCGCTGGTTGAACGTGAAGAGGCTCCTTTAGGAATCGTTTACGGCTCTGATGCTATCGCCAGTGATAAAGTGAACGTTGTAGGCATATTCCCTGAAGAGAGCCATAAGCCAGTCGAATATCCAATGGCGATAGTTAAAGATCACCACACACCTGCTGTCACTGCTTTCTATAGCTATCTGAAAAGTAAAGAAGCGGCGGCTATTTTCGAACGTTATGGATTCGCTCCGCATAAATGA
- a CDS encoding AcrZ family multidrug efflux pump-associated protein, which produces MLELLKSLVFAVVMVPVVMAIILGLIYGLGEVFNVFSKIGHPKEKRR; this is translated from the coding sequence ATGTTGGAATTATTGAAAAGTCTGGTGTTTGCCGTAGTGATGGTACCCGTTGTGATGGCTATCATCTTAGGCTTGATTTATGGCTTGGGGGAAGTGTTTAACGTGTTCTCCAAAATTGGCCATCCAAAAGAAAAGCGTAGATAA
- the modE gene encoding molybdenum-dependent transcriptional regulator — translation MQAEILLTLKLQQKLFADPRRISLLKQIVHTGSISQGAKLAGISYKSAWDAINEMNLLADQTVVERATGGKGGGGAQVTHYGLRLIQLYDLMGQIQQKAFDILQQDNLPLDSLLAAIARFSLQTSARNQFFGTVIERDHQRVQQHISLLLADGQTRINAAVTQQSAERLRLTPGREVLALIKAPWVKLTTTSMMTGLVDNVLEGSVASIQPGIEHSEVLVTISSGETLCSTLRNQELAQLKLCPGCEVQAFFNADRVIIATLC, via the coding sequence ATGCAGGCAGAGATCCTTCTTACCTTAAAACTTCAGCAGAAGCTATTCGCTGACCCGCGCCGTATTTCGCTGCTTAAACAGATTGTGCATACCGGCTCAATCAGTCAGGGAGCTAAACTGGCGGGGATCAGCTATAAAAGCGCCTGGGATGCCATCAATGAGATGAACCTGCTGGCTGACCAGACAGTGGTGGAACGAGCGACGGGGGGTAAAGGGGGGGGAGGCGCACAGGTTACCCACTACGGGCTGCGACTGATCCAGCTTTATGACTTAATGGGCCAAATCCAGCAAAAGGCCTTCGACATATTGCAGCAGGATAATTTACCGCTCGACAGCCTGCTTGCGGCAATTGCCCGTTTCTCACTGCAAACCAGCGCACGCAACCAGTTCTTCGGCACCGTTATTGAACGCGACCATCAACGAGTACAGCAGCATATCAGCCTATTACTGGCCGATGGTCAAACCCGTATTAACGCCGCCGTCACTCAGCAAAGTGCCGAACGGTTGCGGCTGACGCCAGGGAGAGAGGTTTTAGCACTCATAAAAGCACCTTGGGTGAAACTGACTACCACCTCAATGATGACCGGCTTGGTGGATAATGTGTTGGAGGGCAGCGTGGCCAGCATTCAGCCAGGCATTGAACACAGCGAGGTTCTGGTCACAATAAGCAGTGGAGAAACGCTGTGCTCCACACTCAGAAACCAGGAACTTGCACAGTTAAAACTGTGTCCTGGCTGTGAAGTACAGGCTTTTTTCAATGCCGACCGGGTGATTATCGCTACATTGTGTTAA
- the modF gene encoding molybdate ABC transporter ATP-binding protein ModF, with translation MSSLQISQGSFRLSDTRTLTLDHLHIQSGESWAFVGANGSGKSALARALANELTLLKGERHNHFSNTVRISFEQLQKLVSDEWQRNNTDMLSPDEEDTGRTAADIIQEEINDPARCAQLAALFGIFPLLSRRFKYLSTGETRKTLLCRALMPQPDLLILDEPFDGLDVNSRAQLATMLAELSQQGYTLVMVLNRFDEIPGFVQQVGVLADCILTHQGPKEQVMADALVAQLAHSESLVGLTLPETEDPAQITQLPPQQPLIVLRDCVVSYDDRPILHPLTWQVNPGEHWQIVGPNGAGKSTLLSLITGDHPQGYSNDLTLFGRRRGSGETIWDIKRHIGYVSSSLHLDYRVKSSIRNVILSGFFDSIGIYQAVSERQQQLATQWLTLLGLNTQGETPFHSLSWGQQRLALIARALVKHPALLILDEPLQGLDPLNRQLVRRFVDILIRQGATQLLFVSHHAEDAPQCITHRLTFVPEDDGYRYQQEKLGCIS, from the coding sequence ATGTCGTCGTTGCAAATTTCGCAAGGTTCATTTCGTTTAAGTGACACACGTACACTAACGCTAGACCACTTGCACATTCAGTCAGGAGAGAGCTGGGCTTTCGTCGGAGCTAACGGCAGCGGTAAATCTGCTCTGGCTCGAGCTTTGGCCAATGAGTTAACTTTACTGAAAGGTGAACGCCACAATCACTTCAGCAACACCGTTCGGATTTCGTTCGAGCAGTTGCAAAAACTGGTCAGTGATGAATGGCAACGTAACAACACTGACATGCTCAGCCCTGATGAAGAAGATACTGGCCGTACTGCGGCAGACATCATCCAGGAGGAAATTAATGATCCCGCCCGTTGCGCACAGCTTGCCGCCCTGTTTGGTATCTTCCCGTTACTTTCACGCCGTTTTAAATATCTTTCTACCGGTGAAACGCGCAAAACTCTGCTTTGCCGTGCACTGATGCCTCAACCCGATCTGTTGATCCTCGATGAACCATTCGATGGATTGGACGTGAACTCACGTGCTCAACTGGCCACAATGCTCGCGGAACTTTCACAGCAAGGTTATACGCTGGTAATGGTGCTCAACCGCTTTGATGAAATACCGGGGTTTGTCCAACAGGTTGGCGTACTGGCGGATTGTATCCTTACCCACCAAGGGCCAAAAGAGCAAGTCATGGCCGATGCACTCGTCGCTCAATTAGCACACAGTGAAAGCCTGGTCGGGCTGACGCTACCCGAAACCGAAGACCCGGCGCAAATCACTCAGCTTCCCCCCCAACAACCCTTGATCGTTTTGCGGGATTGCGTAGTGAGCTATGACGATCGTCCGATACTGCACCCGCTTACCTGGCAGGTTAATCCCGGCGAACACTGGCAAATAGTCGGCCCAAACGGTGCGGGTAAATCCACGCTTCTCAGCCTGATCACCGGCGATCACCCACAGGGGTACAGTAATGACCTGACGCTATTTGGCCGCCGACGCGGAAGCGGTGAAACAATTTGGGACATCAAACGCCATATCGGCTACGTCAGTAGCAGTTTACATCTGGACTACCGTGTCAAAAGCAGCATTCGTAACGTTATCCTTTCTGGCTTTTTTGATTCGATTGGTATTTATCAGGCTGTTTCAGAACGCCAACAACAGTTAGCAACACAATGGTTGACATTGCTCGGTTTGAATACGCAGGGAGAAACCCCCTTCCACAGCCTTTCCTGGGGCCAACAGCGGCTAGCCCTAATCGCCAGAGCGCTGGTCAAGCACCCTGCGCTATTAATTCTCGATGAGCCTTTACAAGGTTTGGATCCGCTTAATCGCCAACTGGTGCGGCGCTTCGTTGATATCTTAATTCGACAAGGCGCAACTCAGCTGCTTTTTGTTTCTCATCATGCAGAAGATGCCCCGCAGTGTATTACTCACCGCCTGACTTTCGTACCGGAAGATGATGGTTATCGCTATCAGCAGGAGAAATTAGGCTGTATCTCTTAA
- a CDS encoding isochorismatase family cysteine hydrolase translates to MTAALILIDLIEDLAGPKGRANYCREQIVKRGVVARINTATAYARVRKIPVIWVRTGFADDYHDIPAHSPLFTHLKQIGALRLSNGGCRWLEGLEMKTEDLQFEKKAVCAFAGNNLLVWLQQNRCHHLLLCGVSTSFAIEGTVRQAHDVGFKVTVLQDLCAAQTEEIHQQSLDTLQNLGEIIHSRSWMKD, encoded by the coding sequence ATGACTGCAGCACTGATCCTTATTGACTTGATTGAAGACCTGGCAGGCCCTAAAGGGAGAGCCAATTACTGCCGTGAACAGATAGTCAAGCGGGGCGTGGTAGCGCGCATCAATACCGCTACTGCCTACGCTCGAGTACGCAAAATTCCAGTGATTTGGGTTCGTACAGGTTTTGCCGATGATTACCACGATATTCCAGCACACTCACCGTTATTCACTCACCTTAAACAAATCGGTGCGCTCCGTTTAAGTAACGGGGGTTGTCGTTGGCTGGAGGGATTAGAGATGAAAACGGAGGATCTGCAATTCGAAAAAAAGGCAGTTTGCGCTTTTGCGGGTAACAATTTGTTAGTATGGTTACAACAAAACCGCTGCCATCATCTGTTGCTGTGTGGCGTCAGTACATCGTTTGCCATAGAAGGTACGGTGCGGCAGGCGCACGATGTTGGATTTAAAGTGACGGTGTTACAGGACCTGTGCGCTGCTCAAACCGAAGAGATCCATCAACAAAGCCTGGACACGTTGCAGAACCTAGGGGAAATTATCCACTCACGAAGCTGGATGAAAGACTAG
- a CDS encoding CPBP family intramembrane glutamic endopeptidase: MWGVLSASLFFLPFNRLIASVILVAAVGMGVYHQVLTPLSLACLAIIAISIWLRHQYSHQRIIRLLVEIFLVACSIALFYHLIPGFNNPLMVNQDKLGPLSSPYSLYYNFDKALVPFLLFICLPTLFNAGKRDRKVGVRAWVTLALSVPALLLLAVLLGGLKIELHMPHWMLAFMMANLFFVSMAEEALFRGYLQQRLHQWLGAYPALIITALLFGAAHLAGGILMVAFAALAGLIYGLAWMWSRRLWVPICFHFGLNLIHLLFFTYPLYQHP, encoded by the coding sequence ATGTGGGGCGTACTTTCGGCTTCCTTGTTTTTTTTGCCATTTAATCGGCTTATTGCTTCGGTCATATTAGTCGCCGCCGTTGGAATGGGTGTTTACCATCAAGTACTGACTCCTCTCAGTTTAGCTTGCCTGGCAATCATCGCTATTAGCATTTGGCTCCGCCACCAATATAGCCATCAACGCATTATCAGGTTGCTGGTAGAGATATTTTTAGTTGCCTGTTCAATCGCCCTGTTTTATCACCTGATACCTGGATTTAATAATCCCTTAATGGTTAATCAAGATAAGTTAGGGCCACTGAGTTCTCCTTATTCTTTGTATTACAACTTCGATAAAGCACTGGTGCCATTCCTATTGTTTATCTGCCTACCAACGCTGTTCAATGCAGGCAAACGTGATAGAAAAGTCGGTGTCCGCGCATGGGTAACTCTGGCACTGAGTGTACCAGCCTTGTTGTTATTGGCAGTGCTATTGGGGGGGCTAAAAATTGAACTGCACATGCCCCACTGGATGCTGGCATTCATGATGGCCAATTTATTTTTTGTCTCTATGGCCGAAGAGGCTCTGTTTCGAGGATATTTACAGCAACGTCTCCATCAGTGGTTGGGAGCTTATCCGGCACTGATTATTACGGCCTTGCTGTTTGGAGCAGCCCATCTTGCTGGTGGCATACTGATGGTGGCATTTGCTGCATTAGCCGGATTGATTTATGGTCTGGCCTGGATGTGGAGCAGACGCCTCTGGGTACCGATTTGTTTTCATTTTGGCCTGAATCTGATCCACCTACTGTTTTTTACCTACCCGCTTTATCAACATCCATAA
- the galT gene encoding galactose-1-phosphate uridylyltransferase, producing MPNFNSIDHPHRRFNPLSGQWVLVSPHRAKRPWQGQQELPAQEVFPAHDPDCFLCPGNARVTGDNNPDYLGTYVFTNDFAALMQDTPQAPESDDPLMRCQSARGTSRVICFSPDHSKTLPQLSLSELEQVVATWQEQTVELGRHYPWVQLFENKGAAMGCSNPHPHGQVWANSFLPNEAEREDRLQRDYFNQHNSAMLFDYALRELADGNRTVLETEHWLVVVPYWAAWPFETLLLPKIAVQRITELTQAQSSDLALALKRLTSRYDNLFKCSFPYSMGWHGAPFNNADNRHWQLHAHFYPPLLRSATVRKFMVGYEMLAETQRDLTAEQAAERLRAVSDIHYREAGVK from the coding sequence ATGCCTAATTTTAACTCTATAGATCACCCACACCGCCGTTTTAACCCGCTCAGTGGTCAATGGGTACTCGTATCACCTCATCGCGCCAAGCGTCCTTGGCAAGGACAGCAAGAATTACCCGCGCAAGAGGTTTTTCCTGCACACGATCCCGACTGCTTCCTTTGCCCAGGTAACGCACGCGTAACCGGAGATAACAATCCTGATTATCTAGGTACCTACGTTTTTACCAACGATTTTGCGGCTCTGATGCAAGATACCCCGCAGGCACCAGAAAGTGATGACCCACTGATGCGTTGCCAAAGCGCACGCGGTACCAGCCGAGTAATCTGTTTTTCCCCTGATCACAGCAAAACGCTACCGCAACTTTCGCTCTCCGAATTGGAGCAGGTCGTCGCCACCTGGCAGGAGCAGACGGTCGAGCTGGGTCGCCATTACCCTTGGGTACAACTCTTTGAAAATAAAGGTGCTGCAATGGGGTGTTCCAATCCCCACCCGCATGGTCAAGTATGGGCTAACAGCTTTTTACCTAATGAAGCCGAACGGGAAGATCGCCTACAGCGGGACTATTTTAATCAGCATAACTCTGCAATGCTGTTCGACTATGCACTGCGGGAGCTGGCAGATGGCAACAGGACAGTGCTGGAAACCGAGCACTGGCTAGTCGTAGTCCCGTATTGGGCAGCCTGGCCATTTGAAACCCTGTTACTGCCGAAAATAGCTGTACAGCGTATTACAGAACTCACACAGGCACAAAGCAGCGACCTGGCCCTCGCACTAAAGAGGCTCACCAGCCGGTATGACAATCTGTTTAAATGCTCTTTCCCCTATTCGATGGGCTGGCACGGGGCACCGTTCAATAATGCAGATAATCGCCACTGGCAGTTACACGCCCATTTCTACCCACCGTTACTGCGTTCAGCTACGGTGCGCAAATTTATGGTGGGCTACGAAATGCTGGCAGAAACACAGAGGGATCTCACAGCAGAACAGGCAGCTGAGCGTCTGAGAGCGGTCAGCGACATCCATTATCGTGAAGCCGGAGTGAAATAA
- the galK gene encoding galactokinase, giving the protein MSLKAHTRTIFTDHFGYAPALTVQAPGRVNLIGEHTDYNDGFVLPCAIDFQTVISCAPRNDRQIRVLAADYEKQQDFFSLDAPIVNHPTQRWADYVRGVVKYLQARDNNFGGADLVITGNIPQGAGLSSSASLEVAVGQALQALYQLPLDGVALALNGQEAENQFVGCNCGIMDQLISALGKKDHALLIDCLTLRTRAVPMPEDAAVVIIHSNVKRGLVDSEYNTRRQQCEDAARFFGVKSLRDVSLKLFLQNQHELDPIIAKRARHVITENERTLAAADALAAGDLKLMGELMAESHASMRDDFEITVSPIDKLVEIVKSVVGDRGGVRMTGGGFGGCIVALMPLNLVEPVRVAVAQQYPLKTNGLKETFYLCKASQGSGLC; this is encoded by the coding sequence ATGAGTTTGAAAGCACATACCCGAACTATCTTTACCGATCATTTTGGCTACGCGCCTGCCCTCACCGTGCAAGCTCCAGGTAGGGTCAACCTGATTGGTGAACATACCGATTACAACGATGGTTTTGTCTTACCCTGTGCGATCGATTTTCAGACTGTCATCAGTTGCGCCCCTCGTAACGATCGGCAGATCCGTGTTCTAGCAGCAGATTATGAGAAGCAACAGGACTTTTTTTCTTTGGATGCCCCTATCGTCAACCATCCCACTCAGCGCTGGGCTGATTACGTGCGTGGCGTAGTGAAATACCTACAGGCGCGCGACAATAACTTTGGCGGAGCAGATTTAGTGATCACCGGTAACATACCACAGGGAGCAGGGCTAAGTTCTTCTGCTTCCCTGGAAGTCGCTGTCGGACAGGCATTACAGGCACTCTATCAGCTACCGTTAGACGGCGTCGCACTCGCGCTGAATGGTCAGGAAGCGGAAAACCAGTTTGTTGGCTGTAATTGCGGAATTATGGATCAGTTGATTTCAGCATTGGGCAAAAAGGATCACGCCTTGCTGATCGACTGCCTAACGCTGAGGACCCGCGCAGTGCCGATGCCCGAAGATGCGGCGGTGGTGATCATACATTCTAATGTGAAACGTGGTTTGGTAGACAGTGAGTACAATACCCGCCGCCAACAATGTGAGGACGCTGCACGCTTCTTTGGTGTCAAGTCATTACGTGACGTTAGTCTAAAGCTATTCTTGCAGAATCAACATGAACTCGACCCCATTATAGCCAAACGAGCACGCCATGTGATTACCGAAAACGAACGTACCCTGGCTGCTGCCGATGCGTTGGCCGCTGGTGACCTAAAATTAATGGGGGAACTTATGGCCGAATCGCACGCCTCAATGCGTGACGATTTTGAGATCACCGTCTCCCCTATCGATAAGCTGGTTGAGATTGTTAAAAGTGTTGTTGGCGATCGGGGAGGTGTGCGCATGACCGGTGGAGGCTTTGGCGGTTGCATCGTTGCACTGATGCCTCTCAATTTGGTTGAGCCTGTTCGGGTAGCCGTAGCCCAACAGTACCCTTTGAAAACCAATGGACTGAAAGAAACTTTCTACCTGTGCAAAGCATCTCAGGGGTCGGGCCTATGTTAA
- the galM gene encoding galactose-1-epimerase, whose translation MLTDTTTLAPDGQPLILTTLCNTKGMTITLMDWGATWLSAKLPLRSGEKRELLLGCSTAADYLRQGAYLGATVGRYANRIAHASLLVDGKHHPLVPNQGLHQLHGGPGGFHARRWKIVTHDERKVVYQLHSPDGDQGFPGNLDVTATYLLTPDNRLEISYQAQTDRACPVNLTNHAYFNLNGTGHDAMQQRLQLFADYYLPVDSEGIPCAALTTVADSGMDFRQPKPLYLDLLRDADQQCVNGYDHAYLLHSACNELTTPAAYLWSADGHIELTVFTTAPALQFYSGNYLKGTPSRNGGTYDNYAGVALESEFLPDSPHHPEWPQPDCWLQPGQHYRSATHYQFRETL comes from the coding sequence ATGTTAACGGACACAACTACACTTGCCCCTGACGGCCAGCCCTTGATTCTTACTACACTATGTAACACCAAGGGAATGACTATCACATTAATGGATTGGGGGGCTACCTGGCTTTCCGCCAAATTGCCGTTGAGATCGGGCGAAAAACGTGAATTGCTGCTTGGTTGTAGCACCGCTGCGGATTACTTACGTCAAGGGGCTTACCTAGGAGCTACCGTCGGGCGTTACGCCAACCGAATTGCACATGCCAGTCTACTGGTAGACGGTAAACATCATCCGCTAGTACCCAATCAAGGATTACATCAGCTACACGGTGGGCCAGGCGGATTCCATGCTCGGCGCTGGAAGATTGTGACCCATGATGAGCGGAAGGTAGTGTATCAGCTGCATTCGCCTGATGGCGATCAAGGTTTTCCGGGTAACCTTGATGTGACAGCGACATACTTGCTAACCCCAGATAACCGACTGGAAATAAGCTACCAGGCTCAAACCGATCGCGCCTGCCCGGTTAATCTGACCAATCATGCTTACTTTAACCTGAATGGTACGGGGCATGACGCAATGCAACAGCGGTTGCAGCTGTTTGCAGACTATTATCTGCCGGTAGACAGTGAAGGTATTCCCTGCGCCGCTCTGACGACCGTTGCGGATAGCGGTATGGATTTCCGTCAACCGAAACCCCTGTACCTAGATTTATTACGTGACGCCGATCAACAGTGCGTTAATGGTTATGACCATGCTTATCTGTTGCATTCAGCCTGTAACGAATTGACGACCCCGGCAGCCTATCTGTGGTCTGCTGATGGCCACATTGAACTAACGGTTTTTACCACAGCCCCAGCCCTACAATTTTATAGCGGCAATTATCTTAAGGGGACCCCTTCGCGTAACGGTGGTACCTACGACAATTACGCGGGAGTAGCGCTTGAAAGTGAATTTCTGCCCGATAGCCCGCACCATCCCGAATGGCCTCAGCCAGACTGTTGGCTGCAACCCGGCCAACATTACCGAAGCGCAACGCATTATCAATTCAGAGAAACCCTTTGA
- a CDS encoding PsiF family protein yields MRLITALPLLVGFILSTNLMAAENTAKTPSPAQAAQQKRMTDCNKQASSQSLKGADRSTFMSACLKAESHQPEKNLTPQQQKMKNCNADAAKQSLKGDERKTFMSHCLKKTS; encoded by the coding sequence ATGCGTCTGATTACCGCACTTCCATTACTGGTAGGTTTCATACTTAGCACCAATCTTATGGCCGCAGAAAACACGGCAAAAACCCCCTCTCCGGCTCAAGCCGCACAACAGAAGCGAATGACCGATTGTAATAAACAGGCCTCCAGCCAATCATTAAAAGGCGCTGACCGCAGCACATTCATGAGTGCCTGCCTGAAGGCGGAAAGCCATCAACCAGAAAAAAACCTGACTCCACAGCAGCAGAAAATGAAAAACTGTAACGCTGATGCCGCTAAACAGAGCCTGAAAGGTGACGAACGTAAAACCTTTATGAGTCACTGTTTGAAAAAAACCTCTTGA